A section of the Kribbella sp. HUAS MG21 genome encodes:
- a CDS encoding L,D-transpeptidase, translated as MKPTPKPKVKQRPQYYALRVERQLDKLGYPVGDVDGDISARAKQALCAWRETHGLPVSRGGLTLNDAYSVLNATKRPTPTREPGIYVNKTCQVMYQIVGKTYKRIVWVSTGAPGYDTPNRTGKVWRKWAGAHESSLYDDAYMYDSIYFLKDRPGIALHGSRVNSLIKPYPASHRCVRVTRPEIHHIFNETPLGTKVQVYGDY; from the coding sequence GTGAAACCCACGCCGAAGCCGAAGGTGAAGCAGCGGCCGCAGTACTACGCGCTGCGCGTGGAACGCCAGCTCGACAAGCTCGGGTACCCGGTCGGCGACGTCGACGGCGATATCTCCGCGCGCGCCAAGCAGGCGCTGTGCGCGTGGCGCGAGACGCACGGGTTGCCGGTCAGCCGCGGCGGCCTCACCCTGAACGACGCGTACTCGGTGCTCAACGCAACCAAACGCCCGACGCCGACGCGCGAACCCGGCATCTACGTGAACAAGACCTGCCAGGTCATGTACCAGATCGTCGGGAAGACCTACAAGCGGATCGTCTGGGTCTCCACCGGCGCCCCCGGGTACGACACCCCGAACCGCACCGGCAAGGTCTGGCGCAAGTGGGCCGGCGCCCACGAGAGCAGCCTGTACGACGACGCGTACATGTACGACTCGATCTACTTCCTGAAGGACCGTCCAGGCATCGCGCTGCACGGCTCCCGCGTCAACTCGCTGATCAAGCCGTACCCCGCCAGCCACCGCTGCGTCCGTGTCACGCGCCCCGAGATCCACCACATCTTCAACGAAACCCCGCTCGGCACCAAGGTCCAGGTGTACGGCGACTACTGA